A single region of the Pseudalkalibacillus berkeleyi genome encodes:
- a CDS encoding metallophosphoesterase, producing the protein MIYLFVFILSCGFLLVLHMWLEAHRISVEKKDIHLEHFPESFNGLKVFFISDIHTRTLDEQLIDKIDEHIDLVIIGGDLVERKVLFDRVSKNIDVLNKLAPIYFVWGNNDYEVDYRKLDVLLRDKGVTVLDNTCAQLEKDGESLLLLGVDDATLDRDSLPLTLQDANQTGFRILISHNPIITNQIEENHDIGLVLAGHTHGGQIRFFKWGIAEQGGLKSCDYTKLFISNGYGYTQLPLRLCAPAQTHILTIYNS; encoded by the coding sequence ATGATTTATTTATTCGTGTTTATACTCAGTTGCGGATTTCTACTCGTCTTACATATGTGGTTAGAGGCACATAGGATTTCTGTAGAGAAAAAGGACATTCATCTCGAACATTTTCCTGAAAGCTTCAATGGCTTAAAGGTTTTTTTTATTTCCGATATTCATACGAGAACGTTAGATGAACAATTAATTGATAAAATTGATGAACATATTGATCTCGTTATTATTGGTGGAGATTTAGTTGAGAGAAAAGTACTTTTTGACAGAGTTTCAAAAAATATTGATGTGCTGAACAAGCTCGCACCCATTTACTTTGTATGGGGTAACAATGATTATGAAGTTGATTATCGCAAATTAGATGTTCTCTTACGTGATAAAGGTGTGACGGTTCTTGACAATACATGCGCTCAACTTGAGAAGGATGGCGAAAGCCTTCTACTTCTAGGTGTTGATGACGCTACATTGGACAGGGATTCATTACCACTTACATTACAAGATGCAAATCAAACGGGATTTAGGATTCTTATTAGTCATAATCCAATTATAACGAATCAGATAGAAGAAAATCATGATATTGGATTGGTGTTAGCGGGCCATACCCACGGGGGACAAATTAGATTTTTTAAATGGGGCATTGCAGAACAAGGTGGTTTGAAAAGTTGTGATTATACAAAGCTTTTCATTAGTAATGGGTATGGATATACTCAACTTCCACTTCGACTTTGTGCACCCGCTCAAACACATATTTTAAC
- a CDS encoding CBS domain-containing protein, with the protein MFVKSVMIPREKAYVVESSESLKDVLHKLEKYKVDGVPVVKGNQYVGLILLNNIYKGFFESSLLRDDYLSTTVAGDLAAYRDDYIDEEEIFENTLLTVKDRPIVAVVNQTGELKGVVTRYDVLEQFQSAFGMKRKGVRISFSSSEAEGRIARLAEISKQFHENIISLTTFDETDKFIRRIVMKVEKQQNIDKFVQKLEASGFRVLDIKED; encoded by the coding sequence ATGTTTGTCAAAAGTGTCATGATACCAAGAGAGAAAGCGTATGTAGTCGAGTCTTCAGAAAGTTTAAAAGATGTCCTACATAAGTTAGAGAAGTACAAAGTGGATGGTGTGCCAGTCGTTAAAGGCAACCAATACGTAGGTTTAATACTGTTAAATAATATTTATAAAGGTTTCTTTGAATCCAGTTTATTACGTGATGATTATTTGTCTACAACCGTTGCAGGTGACCTTGCAGCATACCGAGACGACTATATCGATGAAGAAGAGATCTTTGAAAACACTTTGCTTACTGTTAAAGATCGTCCAATTGTAGCTGTTGTGAATCAAACTGGTGAGTTAAAGGGTGTCGTTACAAGATACGATGTTTTGGAGCAATTCCAAAGTGCATTTGGAATGAAACGAAAAGGGGTCCGTATTTCATTTTCATCTTCTGAAGCGGAAGGTAGAATAGCAAGGCTTGCAGAAATCTCAAAACAATTCCATGAAAACATTATTTCTCTCACAACCTTTGATGAGACAGATAAGTTTATTCGGAGAATTGTGATGAAGGTTGAAAAGCAACAGAACATTGATAAATTTGTTCAAAAGCTAGAAGCTTCTGGTTTTCGTGTCCTAGACATTAAAGAAGACTAA
- a CDS encoding DUF2663 family protein translates to MDGMKIWKFKQLQVSEVTIEVIKSLVEKRQKEQRFEQLVLKWALTLFVILFFALLYIYFYKLPAVENLYVSTQSFSAYLLQDRILAVLLIVGILSFVQMILYKKKHTKSESEYEELRIATIERGEELWEKPLPWQHRHEVFEWLKVEYDVNLYHK, encoded by the coding sequence ATGGACGGTATGAAGATATGGAAATTCAAGCAATTGCAAGTTTCAGAAGTAACGATTGAGGTAATCAAAAGTCTGGTAGAAAAAAGGCAAAAGGAACAACGTTTTGAACAATTAGTCTTAAAGTGGGCTTTGACGTTATTTGTTATTTTGTTCTTTGCATTATTATATATATATTTCTACAAATTACCAGCGGTTGAAAATTTATATGTGAGTACTCAATCATTCAGCGCGTATTTATTACAGGATAGAATCTTAGCTGTTCTACTTATTGTGGGTATTCTTAGTTTTGTACAAATGATTCTTTATAAAAAGAAACATACAAAATCAGAATCTGAATATGAAGAATTAAGAATTGCAACCATCGAACGAGGGGAAGAGCTATGGGAAAAACCTTTACCATGGCAACATCGACATGAAGTATTTGAGTGGCTAAAAGTGGAATATGACGTAAATTTATATCATAAATAA
- a CDS encoding CPBP family intramembrane glutamic endopeptidase, with protein MFNQMKQQELIQSLSQRELYLNLYLTQGIFLILTVILSILFGQTFAEWRDLFQLDWITLLFWSVPVALFVVFIDVWLWLKVPKKWIDDGGINNRIFARISVPHLLIVSIVIGLSEELLFRGLLQENIGYVASSLLFAFMHVRYLSKPVLFIFVTALSFLLGWVFILTETLLIPIVIHILIDFVLGLIIRFDFFSIRSSQEHS; from the coding sequence ATGTTTAACCAAATGAAACAACAAGAACTTATTCAATCACTCTCTCAAAGAGAATTATATTTAAATTTGTATTTAACACAAGGTATCTTTCTGATATTAACGGTCATCCTTTCTATTTTGTTCGGACAAACTTTTGCTGAGTGGAGAGATTTGTTTCAGTTGGATTGGATTACCCTTTTATTTTGGAGTGTTCCAGTAGCGTTATTTGTAGTCTTTATTGATGTGTGGCTTTGGCTTAAAGTTCCAAAAAAGTGGATAGATGATGGAGGAATCAACAACCGGATTTTTGCGAGGATATCAGTTCCTCATCTTCTCATTGTTTCAATTGTCATCGGTCTTTCAGAAGAATTATTATTTAGGGGCCTACTGCAAGAAAATATTGGGTACGTTGCATCTAGTCTTTTGTTTGCTTTTATGCATGTAAGGTATCTTTCAAAACCGGTCCTTTTTATATTTGTGACTGCTTTAAGTTTTCTACTAGGTTGGGTGTTTATTCTGACCGAAACTTTATTAATACCTATCGTTATCCATATATTGATTGATTTCGTATTAGGACTCATCATACGGTTTGATTTCTTTTCAATTCGGTCTTCTCAAGAACATTCTTGA
- a CDS encoding RecQ family ATP-dependent DNA helicase: MSIEQILSQRFGHSKFRIGQKEIIEDVLQGRDVFAMLPTGTGKSICYQLPAYLLEGCIIVVSPLISLMEDQVEQLRRNGERRVCTFHSGLSFEERKSILRNFHQYKFIYLSPETLQSDLLIVALKKCKISLFVVDEAHCISQWGHEFRTDYLKLGEVCEQFGRPPILALTATATYKVRLDVIHQLKLKNPIEHIYSIDRPNIALQVEEVEDQHEKLERLIKYVKELSGPGIIYTSSRMIAEMLSETLKKNGISKVAFYHGGMDNDDRLLIQKQFIYDELDVICCTNAFGMGINKANIRFVMHYHFPSNMEAYLQEIGRAGRDGKPSIALLLYQEGDDYIPERLIMSELPSEHQVKLFISLMKGNLNDKSRLTDVFKHLDLSETGERFMRYHFERFLDDSKLQIQDWETCLLRICEQRIQEKMQRIEYMKRWIESNQCKRALMLKEFGEDLQEKPENCCTFCGIEYKDYVIPSNIPSPSGIHEFNWEEELKLFFPLGDH, translated from the coding sequence TTGTCGATTGAACAAATATTATCCCAAAGATTCGGTCACTCCAAATTTCGAATAGGCCAAAAAGAAATCATAGAAGATGTATTGCAAGGAAGAGACGTGTTTGCGATGCTTCCTACTGGAACGGGTAAGTCGATTTGTTATCAATTACCTGCTTATTTGTTGGAAGGTTGCATAATTGTAGTTTCACCTCTCATTTCATTAATGGAGGATCAAGTAGAACAATTAAGGAGAAATGGTGAGCGTAGGGTATGTACGTTCCATAGTGGACTTTCGTTTGAGGAAAGGAAGAGTATTCTCCGAAACTTCCATCAGTATAAATTCATCTATTTATCACCTGAGACCTTGCAAAGTGATCTGTTAATAGTCGCTTTGAAAAAGTGTAAAATTTCACTCTTTGTTGTAGATGAGGCACACTGTATTTCTCAATGGGGTCATGAGTTCAGGACGGACTATTTAAAATTAGGTGAGGTTTGTGAACAATTCGGAAGACCACCTATACTAGCCTTGACAGCTACGGCAACATACAAGGTGAGACTAGATGTAATTCATCAGTTAAAACTCAAGAACCCGATTGAGCATATTTACTCGATTGATCGTCCTAATATCGCACTGCAAGTAGAGGAAGTAGAGGATCAACATGAAAAGTTAGAAAGGTTGATCAAATATGTCAAAGAGTTGTCTGGACCTGGCATTATCTATACATCGAGCCGAATGATCGCTGAAATGTTAAGTGAAACACTAAAGAAAAACGGTATAAGTAAAGTGGCTTTTTACCATGGTGGAATGGATAATGATGATCGGTTACTGATTCAGAAACAGTTCATATACGACGAATTAGATGTCATTTGTTGTACGAATGCGTTTGGAATGGGCATCAATAAAGCCAATATTCGCTTTGTCATGCATTATCATTTTCCTAGCAACATGGAAGCCTATTTACAAGAAATCGGACGGGCTGGTCGGGATGGGAAACCCAGTATTGCTCTTTTACTTTATCAAGAGGGCGATGATTATATACCTGAACGATTAATCATGTCAGAGCTTCCAAGTGAGCACCAAGTAAAGCTTTTCATAAGTTTGATGAAAGGTAATTTAAATGACAAAAGTCGGTTGACAGATGTGTTCAAACATTTAGATCTATCGGAAACCGGAGAAAGATTCATGCGTTACCATTTTGAAAGGTTTCTAGACGACTCTAAATTGCAAATCCAAGATTGGGAAACTTGTCTCTTAAGGATATGTGAACAAAGGATTCAAGAAAAAATGCAACGTATTGAATATATGAAACGATGGATAGAATCAAATCAATGTAAAAGAGCGTTGATGTTGAAAGAATTCGGAGAAGACCTTCAAGAAAAACCAGAAAATTGCTGCACATTTTGTGGTATTGAGTACAAGGACTATGTCATTCCTTCAAACATCCCGTCACCGTCAGGAATACATGAATTTAACTGGGAAGAAGAATTAAAGTTATTCTTTCCTTTAGGAGATCATTAA
- a CDS encoding helix-turn-helix domain-containing protein, with translation MDYRDMIFLYGIKQINGERTISGLFHLLSGKKSSQTVQDGKLFHLSHLFGTFQGYKYASFNEKILQYEQKSWVNIEDHQYAKLTPVGFDLLKDKMEMTPIPVGIDGWRYGDISTIFWRRFTLFIQTLSHLLAGDKGFYPIQNEPEVLMWVRKHFPKTPRARYIIAKQIHTELSSLLKRLEFTNKESDMIVLSLSRYQRVGKTIQQIAEMYEMDSVECQFHYQAAIHQMMNELIKDKQSYLYRFIADIYQDNTLTESTRKTFDLISSGYTIEEVAKVRNLKASTIEDHIVELSIHVKGFQITPYINLQDQRRIIDISTQLQTRKLKDIKTALNDATSYFQIRLTLAKQSDQNDMNKGADVIVD, from the coding sequence TTGGATTATCGAGATATGATTTTTCTGTATGGTATTAAACAAATAAACGGTGAACGAACCATTTCTGGCCTCTTTCATTTATTAAGTGGTAAGAAATCATCACAAACAGTGCAGGACGGTAAACTGTTTCACCTTTCTCATTTATTTGGTACTTTTCAAGGTTATAAATATGCTTCATTCAATGAAAAAATTCTTCAATATGAGCAAAAATCATGGGTTAATATAGAAGATCATCAATACGCAAAGTTGACACCGGTCGGTTTCGATTTACTAAAAGATAAAATGGAGATGACACCAATTCCAGTTGGGATAGATGGATGGCGATACGGAGATATAAGCACGATTTTTTGGAGGCGTTTCACATTATTTATTCAAACGCTTTCGCATCTACTAGCGGGTGACAAAGGTTTCTATCCCATTCAAAACGAGCCAGAGGTACTCATGTGGGTCCGAAAGCATTTTCCAAAGACACCGCGTGCCCGTTACATTATCGCAAAACAAATACATACTGAATTGTCATCACTCCTTAAACGTTTAGAGTTTACAAATAAGGAATCTGACATGATTGTTCTCAGTTTAAGTCGATACCAGCGTGTTGGAAAGACGATTCAACAGATTGCAGAAATGTATGAAATGGACTCAGTAGAATGTCAGTTTCATTATCAAGCAGCGATTCATCAAATGATGAACGAACTCATAAAAGATAAACAAAGCTATTTGTATCGATTTATTGCAGATATTTATCAAGACAATACGTTAACTGAGTCAACTAGAAAAACATTTGATCTCATAAGTTCAGGTTATACAATAGAAGAAGTAGCTAAGGTCCGCAATTTAAAAGCAAGTACGATTGAAGACCACATTGTTGAACTTTCTATACATGTTAAAGGCTTTCAAATAACGCCTTACATCAATTTACAAGATCAGAGACGGATTATTGATATCTCAACTCAATTGCAAACTAGAAAGTTAAAGGACATTAAAACGGCTTTAAATGATGCTACCAGTTACTTTCAAATCCGGTTGACACTCGCTAAGCAATCAGATCAAAATGATATGAATAAAGGGGCCGATGTGATTGTCGATTGA
- a CDS encoding ferredoxin has product MPKYTIVDKETCIACGACGAAAPDIYDYDDEGIAFVTLDDNQGIVEVPDILHEDMTDAFEGCPTDSIKIADESFDGDALKFE; this is encoded by the coding sequence ATGCCAAAGTATACGATTGTTGACAAAGAAACTTGCATTGCTTGTGGAGCATGCGGAGCAGCAGCACCTGATATTTATGATTATGATGACGAAGGAATTGCATTTGTAACGTTAGATGATAACCAAGGAATTGTAGAAGTTCCTGACATCTTACATGAAGATATGACAGATGCTTTTGAAGGTTGCCCAACTGATTCAATTAAGATTGCTGACGAGTCATTTGATGGAGACGCATTGAAGTTCGAATAA
- a CDS encoding immune inhibitor A domain-containing protein: MKTWKSTIGVFIIGLGLFLGTFSPSASAAINHEMQLPDLNKPGPIDLGIINDERLIQSLINRGEISIVLSAKGKEKALKDYLEKRASEQWKTIKTGGKLGAHNYDTFKSSRDLLRNGMKTQLLKNETLSNYQKIPSLYKEKWTGSTRSDRVLVIAIDFPDYSTGKITPDDTDMYYDQYPIEHYRKMIFGEEGYTGPNGENLISMKQYYELQSGKSYTVTGQVAGWYTASKPAAYYGQNVPDSEGNDARPRSLVAEAITLAAEDPKVNLNDYDIEDRYDLDGDGNYREPDGLIDHLMIIHAGSGEEAGGGSLGEAAIWSHRWNLGGVFAIPGTEAEVPYWNGALGVFDYTMEPEDGATGVFAHEYAHDLGLPDEYDTQYTGEGEPVAYWSLMSSGSWAGKIPGTEPTGFSAWSKEFLQTFVGGNWLTGLTIDSTDPSFQGKLVILDQASGKGIWNDAVKVKLPDKVNVVNEPYSGMYEYHSGRGNSIDHSMSKTIDLSQANQAMLTFKTWYEIEEGWDYASVQVKEIGATEWETVEGNLTTTEDPNNQNPGNGITGFSDGWVEGQFDLSQYSGKTIELRLNYWTDVAAVEKGFYLDDLSIHIDGKQTVFDDAEGNVLFKLDGFVKDEGTYHSIHYYLLEWRNHQGVDIGLKHILRGDSLMEYDEGLVVWYVDYSYTDNWTGDHPGDGFLGVVDAHQSTLRWSDGSIASTKYQVNDAAFGISQPNDEFLDYRETLGITLTSNGLKGDRMFTDIDNYMNTGLPDAGRNIPGYGLNFIVFTQSNDQSTALIGIFKVK, from the coding sequence ATGAAGACTTGGAAAAGCACAATAGGTGTTTTCATCATAGGCTTAGGACTCTTTCTTGGAACATTTTCTCCGTCCGCTTCAGCAGCTATTAATCACGAAATGCAACTACCAGACTTAAATAAGCCAGGACCAATTGATTTAGGAATCATAAATGATGAGCGTTTAATACAGTCGCTGATCAATCGAGGTGAAATATCTATTGTATTAAGTGCAAAAGGAAAAGAAAAAGCACTTAAAGACTATTTAGAAAAACGAGCAAGTGAACAATGGAAAACAATTAAAACCGGTGGAAAACTAGGCGCACATAATTATGATACGTTTAAATCCTCTCGTGATTTGCTTCGCAACGGAATGAAAACTCAACTACTCAAAAATGAAACACTATCCAACTATCAAAAAATCCCTTCATTATACAAAGAGAAATGGACTGGAAGCACTAGGAGCGACCGGGTTCTAGTGATTGCGATTGATTTTCCTGATTACTCAACGGGGAAGATTACTCCTGACGATACAGATATGTATTATGATCAATATCCAATTGAACACTATAGAAAAATGATTTTCGGTGAAGAGGGTTATACGGGTCCGAATGGAGAAAACCTCATATCGATGAAGCAATATTATGAATTACAATCAGGTAAGAGCTATACGGTTACTGGTCAAGTTGCAGGTTGGTATACAGCTTCGAAGCCAGCCGCATATTACGGTCAGAATGTACCTGATTCAGAAGGTAACGATGCTCGTCCACGATCACTCGTTGCTGAAGCCATCACATTGGCAGCGGAAGATCCGAAAGTAAATTTAAATGATTATGACATCGAAGACCGTTATGATTTGGATGGTGACGGGAACTACCGGGAGCCTGATGGATTAATTGATCATTTGATGATTATCCATGCAGGTTCAGGTGAAGAAGCTGGAGGGGGTTCCTTAGGAGAAGCAGCAATCTGGTCACATCGATGGAATTTAGGTGGGGTATTTGCTATTCCTGGAACAGAAGCCGAGGTACCTTATTGGAACGGAGCATTGGGTGTTTTTGACTATACGATGGAACCTGAAGACGGTGCTACAGGTGTATTTGCACATGAATATGCCCATGACCTCGGTCTCCCTGATGAATATGATACCCAATACACCGGTGAAGGAGAGCCGGTTGCCTACTGGTCACTGATGAGTAGTGGAAGCTGGGCAGGAAAAATTCCAGGAACAGAGCCTACAGGTTTCAGTGCGTGGTCAAAGGAGTTTCTCCAAACATTCGTTGGAGGAAACTGGTTGACAGGTTTAACGATAGACAGTACCGATCCCTCCTTTCAAGGGAAATTAGTCATATTGGATCAAGCTAGTGGGAAAGGGATATGGAACGATGCTGTCAAAGTTAAACTGCCGGATAAGGTTAACGTTGTCAATGAACCATACAGTGGGATGTATGAGTACCATAGTGGAAGAGGAAATAGCATTGATCATTCAATGTCCAAGACAATTGACTTGTCCCAAGCTAATCAGGCTATGCTGACATTTAAAACATGGTATGAAATTGAAGAAGGCTGGGACTATGCATCTGTTCAAGTAAAAGAAATTGGTGCTACTGAATGGGAAACAGTTGAAGGGAATTTGACAACAACAGAAGACCCGAACAACCAAAATCCAGGTAACGGAATAACCGGTTTTTCAGACGGGTGGGTTGAAGGTCAATTTGACTTGTCTCAATATAGCGGTAAAACAATTGAATTACGATTAAATTATTGGACGGATGTTGCAGCAGTAGAAAAAGGGTTTTACCTAGATGATTTATCTATCCATATAGATGGGAAACAAACAGTTTTTGATGATGCAGAAGGGAACGTCCTCTTCAAGTTGGATGGTTTTGTGAAAGATGAAGGGACATATCATTCCATTCATTATTATTTACTTGAATGGAGAAATCATCAAGGTGTAGATATCGGATTAAAACATATCCTTAGAGGAGATTCATTAATGGAGTATGATGAGGGGCTTGTTGTGTGGTATGTTGATTATTCATATACAGACAACTGGACAGGTGATCACCCAGGGGATGGCTTTCTTGGCGTTGTGGATGCGCATCAATCGACTTTGAGATGGAGTGATGGTTCAATTGCTTCAACAAAATATCAAGTAAATGATGCAGCTTTTGGTATTAGTCAACCTAATGACGAATTTTTGGATTATCGAGAAACGTTAGGAATTACACTCACTTCTAATGGACTTAAAGGTGACCGTATGTTTACAGATATCGATAATTACATGAACACAGGGTTACCTGATGCTGGGCGAAACATACCGGGCTACGGTCTTAACTTTATTGTATTCACTCAATCCAACGATCAATCAACAGCTTTAATTGGGATCTTTAAAGTTAAATGA
- a CDS encoding inorganic diphosphatase, translating into MENKIVDAFIEIPTGSQNKYEYDKEQGVFKLDRVLFSPMFYPAEYGYLENTLALDGDPLDILVLVTNPTFPGCVIESRVIGVLNMIDSGEEDAKLLAVPVEDPRFDHIKTLDDVSAHTLKEITHFFERYKDLQGKKTEIGAWEGPEKAAQLVVECQERYKG; encoded by the coding sequence ATGGAAAATAAAATTGTAGACGCATTTATTGAAATACCTACAGGTAGCCAGAACAAGTACGAGTATGATAAAGAACAAGGTGTCTTTAAACTAGACCGAGTATTGTTCTCTCCAATGTTCTACCCTGCAGAATACGGGTATCTTGAAAACACACTAGCTCTAGATGGCGATCCATTGGATATCTTAGTTCTTGTGACAAACCCTACTTTCCCTGGTTGTGTCATCGAATCACGTGTCATTGGTGTATTGAACATGATCGATTCTGGTGAAGAAGATGCAAAATTACTTGCAGTACCAGTTGAAGACCCACGTTTCGACCATATTAAAACATTAGACGATGTTTCAGCACATACACTAAAAGAAATTACTCATTTCTTCGAGCGTTACAAAGATCTTCAAGGTAAGAAAACAGAAATCGGCGCTTGGGAAGGTCCCGAAAAGGCAGCTCAACTTGTTGTAGAGTGCCAAGAACGTTATAAAGGCTAA
- the serA gene encoding phosphoglycerate dehydrogenase, with protein MYNIVISDPISRTGLEPLLNTSGIHLIEKNIHDVDHKNDIDAIIVRSGTKITEDLINDMSRLKIIARAGVGVDNIDVDAATERGIIVVNAPNGNTISTAEHTFAMMLSLMRNIPQANRSIRNLEWKRSKFTGHELHGKTLGIIGMGKIGTELAKRALAFEMNIHVYDPYLTQERAKKLQVSTLPLQSVLENADIITVHTPLNDDTRSLINKETIELMKKGVYLINCARGGIIDEEDLLQSLDSGHVAGAALDVFTEEPCQNKALLQHEHVIATPHIAASTTEAQFHVAKQVSEDVRNVLLGEPSLNSLNYPTISKDLHEFIYPYIDLASRLGAFLSECIKTPVNEIQLSYSGDLSDHETLPITRSLLAGFLNPRVDQNVNIINASVVAKQRGISYGETKASQTYGYSNLIEVTVLGEHHSVSIKGTLIPGLGGRVVNLNGFDIDFTPKGNLVFITHNDQPGVIGKVGNVLGKYDVNIATMQVGRKEVGGGAAMVLSFDQPLTGTMLEELQETNNIASVTAMSMD; from the coding sequence ATGTACAACATTGTCATCAGTGACCCCATTAGTAGAACTGGATTAGAGCCATTATTGAACACGTCAGGGATACACCTTATCGAGAAGAATATACATGACGTCGATCATAAAAATGATATTGATGCAATTATCGTTCGAAGTGGGACAAAAATTACAGAAGACCTTATTAATGACATGTCACGGTTAAAAATAATCGCTCGAGCAGGTGTTGGAGTGGATAATATCGATGTGGACGCGGCCACAGAACGTGGCATTATAGTCGTTAATGCACCTAATGGAAATACGATTTCGACTGCAGAGCATACGTTTGCGATGATGCTATCACTCATGCGAAATATTCCTCAAGCAAACCGTTCAATTAGAAATCTTGAATGGAAAAGGTCGAAATTCACTGGTCATGAACTACACGGTAAGACCCTAGGTATTATCGGAATGGGTAAAATCGGAACTGAGCTTGCGAAACGAGCTTTGGCTTTTGAAATGAACATTCATGTATATGACCCATACTTAACGCAAGAACGTGCAAAAAAGCTACAAGTTAGCACTTTACCTTTACAAAGTGTCCTAGAAAATGCGGATATCATAACGGTCCATACACCCTTAAATGACGATACAAGAAGTCTAATCAATAAAGAAACCATTGAATTGATGAAGAAAGGTGTCTATCTCATCAATTGTGCACGTGGCGGAATTATAGATGAAGAAGATTTGCTTCAATCACTTGATTCGGGACATGTTGCTGGGGCAGCATTAGACGTCTTTACTGAAGAACCTTGCCAAAATAAAGCGTTACTTCAGCATGAGCATGTCATTGCCACACCTCATATCGCAGCATCCACAACGGAAGCGCAATTTCATGTAGCAAAACAAGTAAGTGAAGATGTGAGGAACGTTTTACTCGGTGAGCCATCTCTAAATTCACTTAATTACCCGACCATTTCGAAGGATTTACATGAATTTATTTATCCTTATATTGATTTAGCGAGTCGCCTAGGGGCATTCCTATCTGAATGTATTAAGACGCCTGTAAATGAAATTCAATTAAGTTATTCTGGAGACCTTTCTGATCATGAAACGCTTCCTATTACGAGAAGTCTGTTGGCTGGTTTCTTGAACCCGAGAGTCGACCAAAATGTGAATATAATTAACGCCAGTGTCGTTGCAAAACAACGTGGGATTAGTTATGGGGAAACAAAAGCATCCCAAACATATGGTTATTCCAATTTAATCGAGGTAACTGTACTGGGAGAACATCATTCCGTTTCGATAAAAGGAACGCTCATTCCGGGCTTAGGTGGGCGTGTCGTCAACTTAAACGGATTTGACATTGATTTCACCCCAAAGGGTAATCTTGTTTTTATCACACACAATGATCAACCAGGTGTAATTGGAAAAGTAGGAAACGTGCTTGGAAAATACGATGTGAATATAGCAACCATGCAAGTAGGAAGAAAGGAAGTCGGTGGCGGGGCAGCAATGGTTCTTTCTTTTGATCAACCCCTAACAGGAACGATGCTTGAAGAACTGCAAGAAACAAATAATATAGCCTCTGTAACAGCGATGTCAATGGATTAA
- a CDS encoding histidinol-phosphatase yields the protein MLTDYHNHLENGTLTLDYLKKFIHKATEKGISHFGISEHAYHFYQTANILSNDWVEKRRYYDMADYVSLFEQAWNEHVDVKMSIEMDYTPGKHQEMETFINQYNFDYVIGSIHWVDDFGIDLSEYKSEWERRDVYDVYRAYFDQVVTLAQSNLFDILGHFDLVKIFNYVPHQKDFLLEQYDRATDALKESKTCVEISTAGLRKPTQEIYPHEELLAMCYKKGIPIVLSSDAHFPEHVGFAYDQAVELARKVGYTKLMTFNKGERREVSLG from the coding sequence GTGCTAACAGACTACCATAACCATCTAGAGAATGGGACGTTAACCTTGGATTATTTGAAGAAATTTATCCATAAAGCGACTGAGAAAGGAATTTCGCACTTCGGTATTTCAGAGCACGCGTATCACTTCTATCAAACAGCCAATATTCTATCGAATGACTGGGTAGAGAAGCGCAGATATTATGATATGGCGGATTATGTTTCCTTATTTGAGCAAGCGTGGAATGAACATGTTGATGTAAAAATGTCGATTGAAATGGATTATACACCTGGTAAACACCAAGAAATGGAGACGTTTATCAACCAGTACAATTTTGATTATGTGATTGGTTCAATTCATTGGGTTGATGATTTCGGTATAGATCTGTCAGAATATAAGAGTGAATGGGAAAGAAGAGATGTGTACGATGTGTACAGAGCTTACTTCGATCAAGTCGTTACACTGGCTCAATCGAACCTTTTTGATATATTAGGTCATTTTGATTTAGTGAAAATTTTCAACTATGTCCCACATCAAAAGGATTTCTTGTTAGAACAATATGATCGAGCAACAGATGCCCTGAAGGAATCAAAGACTTGTGTTGAAATAAGTACGGCTGGATTGAGAAAACCAACACAAGAAATCTATCCACATGAAGAACTATTAGCTATGTGCTATAAAAAAGGGATTCCGATTGTCCTATCCTCCGATGCTCATTTTCCAGAGCATGTTGGATTTGCCTATGATCAAGCAGTAGAATTGGCACGAAAAGTGGGATATACCAAATTGATGACATTTAATAAAGGGGAACGCAGGGAAGTGTCTCTAGGGTAA